The following DNA comes from Deltaproteobacteria bacterium.
TCGTCGTAGGTATCCAGCTGTAAGTGAGCGCTTGTGCCTCGGTCCCGAATCACCCGAAGGTGCTCCAATTCCTTCAAACATCCCAAACGGTCCGCATCCTCGCCCACGAGATCAATGATCTCATCGAGTAACGTATCCCATTGAATAATTTCACGGCGACCAAAATCGACCAAGCCCTCGTCGAGCCCATAGCGCTGAGCGCGCCAGCGATTCTCTTTAATCAACGAGCCTGAATACACGCGCCACTTTTGGTTTTGACGTCTTAACCGCTGTAAGCAACTGGCCAGCGAAACATAAAAAGCTGCGATAGCAACTGAATCATCGAGCCGGGTGCAAACATCGGTAATTCTCATTTCCAGTGTAGGAAAACGTGCATTCGGACGAATGTCCCACCAAAGCTTGCTGGTATCTTCCACCAGACCCGAATCGGTCATCACCTCAGTGAATCTCTCGTACTGCGAATAGCTGTCGAAATATTCAGGCAAACCAGTCCTGGGTAAACCATCAAAGATGCTCAAGCGAAAACTCTTTAGCCCTGTATCGGCCCCGTCCCAATAAGGGCTAGAAGTACTAAACGCGAGCAAGTGAGGTAAGAAATACTTCAGCTGATTCATCATATCGATGCGTAAATCAGGGTTTTCAATGCCGATATGGACGTGCATACCGCATGTGACCAGGCGACGGGCCACACCCTGGAGCTCGCTCATCAAGGTTGCGTAACGCGCCATCGGTGTATGAAGCTGCTCGTGCCACTTTGCAAACGGATGTGTTGCGGAGGCAATCGGAGCAAGCCCATACTCACCAGCCACCTTCACCACAGTTGCCCGCAGTTGACGAAGTTCTTCACGAGCTTCAGCGATGGAGGAACAAACCCGTGTACCAACTTCGATCTGGCTACGTAAGAGCTCGTGAGTCACTTGGCCATCATGCAAGCTGCGGCATTTATCGATCAATTCTTTGGGCGGGTCTTGGGCCAGGTCGCGCGTCTCGATATCGACCAATAGATATTCTTCCTCGACTCCAACCGTGAGTGGCGGAATATCGTAACTCATGCAACGTCCTCCCCATGTAGTCCAAGGCGTAGCACTGGGTACGCACTGGCTCCAGTCCTACAATCCCCCACAATGGGCAGGTGCTCAAGATTTAATTTACAGGGCGGGTTAACCCGAGATCGGTCGGTTGGGTACTTTGGCCGCGGGTGGCTGAATCTTCGTAAGGGTAGAGATCTCTCGGCGCGCCGCATCCAAAAACCCATACTTTTGCTTCCAGGATAAAACCCGCTGAACATAGTCACGGGTTTCAGCATATGGAATTTCTTCAACGAATACATCGACTGGCACATCACCGAATCGGTTTCTCCAGCGAGCAACGGCAGCCGGACCTGCGTTATAAGAGGCCAAGGCATATTCAACCTGCCCACCATGACGGCGAAGCATGCGGGCTAGATAAACAGAGCCTACTTCCGCATTATTCTTAGGGTTCAGGATATCAAACTCAGCCGACTCCACACTGTCGGAGGTAAAGCCGAGTACTTCGTTGGCCGTTTGTGGCATCACCTGCATCAGCCCCATTGCGCCGGCATGTGAGATGGCACTCGGGTTGAAGGCACTCTCTTGACGGGCCAGAGCTATCACCAGACTAGAATCGAGCTGGGTCATCCGGGCTGCCCGCGAAATAATCTGCACATAGGTCCACGGGAAGCTGTAACCCAGCGCCCGAATAGACTCATGACTGACATTTGGAAAACGTTTATTGCGCTCCCAGCGGAAACGACGCTCAAAGTAGTTTGAATCGACTCGCTCGGCCAAAAGCTCAAAACCCAATAACGCTTTAGGTCCCAGACTATCTTTTTGACTGGTCAATGCACGCTGCAACAACCGCCGTGTGGCCTTAAAGTCACCCACATCAACCAAAGCTTGGGCCAGGATGAGGGAATCAGGGAGTTGTCCAGTACTGAGTTGAGCTGTTTCAACTTCAGCCACCAAAGCTGAATCACCCAGGCGCTGCAAGGCTTGAACCGCATAATAATCTACGGGAAAGCGCTCTACGAGAGCTTTAAGTTCTGCGAGATAAGTCTCTCCCATGCCGAGCATCTCTGCTGAGCGCGCAGCCCAGTAAATCGCTCCTGGAGCATGTTGGCTGTAAGGAGATGAATCGTGGAGATACTGAAATACACCGCGAGCCGAAGCGTACTGCCCAGACCGAAATGCCACCCAACCCATGGAGCGCAAAGCGCGGTGCCGTGAGTCAGCAGTGGAGAAAATGTGAGTTTGTTCGTTCAGAGAAGCAATGGCATCGCGGAAAGACGCACTCACCAGCACGGGTATGCGCCGTGTTGGCTGGTGAACATCCTTGGCTCCAGCAATCACGCAACCTCCAGCATCCATAGCAAGAGGAGGCCTTGCAGCGACCAATGGCATAGGCAGCGGACGGCCTTCGCAAAGAGCAGGTTCAGCGCGAACTACGGCGTTGGGGACCGGATGGCCTCCTGTGCATGCAGTTACGAGTAACGCAAGAATCCCCGCCCCCAGGGCTATTTTTGGCAGACAAAACGTCATTTTCTTCATTCCATTCGGTGCACTGACAAGCCATGCACGCTAGAAGTGTCTGCAACCAATATGCCTATTTTGACTTATCGGTGAACTCTCTGACAAAACCGGTACTTAAAAGAGAAAAAAGCCTTTGGTAGGACCAAATAAGTGGGTATTTTGTTACGCACCGCGTAACGCGTTCGACAAAAATGTCACTGAAGTATGATCGGTCACAGGGTTTATTGACGCTTTGGAGATACTTCAGCGGCCGAGAAATCGATTCATCTGGCAAAAATTAGCTCTCAGAAAGACCTTGCCGCTCCAACCTGTATCCGCCAGAGCGGATGTCTGCGGCCCAGGTTTCATTGTCTAAGTACCAAATAATCGTTTTCTTAAGCCCTGACTCAAAAGTCTCCGCAGGTCGCCAACCAAGGTCCCGGTCCAGACGGCTGGCATCGATTGCATAGCGACGGTCATGACCCGGTCTGTCTTTCACGAAAACAATTTGGGAGCGATATCCACCCTCGCGGCCACTGGGCTTGAGGTTTTCAAGCTCATCACAAATCAAATGGACAATATCAATGTTGGCCCACTCGTTGTGTCCTCCAACATTGTAGGTCATTCCATCTTTCGCAAACCGAATGATTCTATCAATCGCCGAGCAATGGTCGCGCACATAAAGCCAGTCTCTTACGTTTTTCCCGTCCCCATAAATAGGCAAGTCCTTACCCTCTAGGGCATTGATAATCATGACCGGCAATAGCTTCTCCGGAAACTGATACGCGCCATAGTTATTCGAGCAATTCGAGATTGTCACCGGCAGCCCAAAGGTTCGCTGCCAAGCGCGCACAAGGTGATCAGAACCCGCTTTCGAAGCACTGTAGGGACTTGAAGGGTCGTAGGGAGTATCTTCCTGAAACAAGCCGGTATCGCCTAAACTTCCATAAACCTCATCGGTCGAGACATGGTGAAAACGCACATCCTGACGGTCTCCCCAGTAATGACGCGCGGCTTGTAGCAAAACGAAAGTACCCACCAAGTTTGTTTGAATGAAATCACCAGGCCCATCAATAGAGCGGTCAACGTGACTCTCCGCTGCCAAGTGCACAACCGTATCAATGTTGAAGTCTTCCAAGGCTTTGCGAACCACCTGGTCATCGCAAATATCACCTTGAACAAAAACATATCGATCCCCGTATTTTTCTTGGACTCCACTGAGATTATTTAGGTTGCCAGCGTAGGTCAGCTTATCGAAATTAACGACACGGACGTCGGGGTCATTCTCGAGAAATTGATAGACTAGGTTTGAACCAATAAACCCCGCGCCTCCGGTTACTAAAATATGATGGGGGGTGTGCTGCGTCTCTGGAGAAGTCATAGCTTCTATCCTTCCGGGTGCAATTTAAGAAAATCGTTCAGGGCTTCTCTCCAATGAGGCATCTCTTGGATATTCTCATTCACCAAAACCCTATTCTCAAGCCGCGAGTTGGCAGGCCTTGGCGCTGGGCGTGGAAATGCATCGCTTGTACATGCCGATACCTTTCGCTCAATCCCAACTTGCTCAAAAATAGCTCTGGTAAATTCAAACCACGTGGCTTCACCCTCACAGGTAAGATTTACAACGCCCCGAATATTAGAGTTCAATAAAAGCCCGATGTGATTTGCCACACAAAGCGTTGAAGTAGGATTTCCTATTTGGTCGTTCACGACTTGCATTGGGTCTCCGCCCGCTGTCCCAAGTCGCATCATCGTATGTAAAAAGCTTGGTCCGCCTGGGCCATAAAGCCAGGCAACACGCGCTACGATTGCATCTGCATATTCGTCAAGAACAGCACGTTCTCCGGCAAGTTTACTCTGTCCGTAAATTGTTTGGGGGGCGGTGGGGGCATCTTCGGGATAGGGCGTGAGCGCATCACCCTTGAAGACATAATCCGTGGAGATCGCAATCAAGCGACTCTTTATCTGCTTCGCCGCTTGAGCAACATGCAAAGCGCCTAAGTGATTGACCTCGAAAGCTCGTTCTTGATCGGTTTCGCAGTCATCAACTTGAGTCATCGCCGCACAATGAATGACCACATCAGGCTGAAGCTCTTGAAAATTCGTGAGGACGGATTCCTGAGAGGTTACATCAAGCTCATCACGCCCCATCGCAAAAACTTTGTGGTCACGAAACTTCTGGCAAAGTGACCTTCCCAGCATACCGCCTGCACCGGTTATAAGGACCGAATAGCTCATAGGGTAGATTCATAACAGAAACCGCCTTAATTTCCACCTTTCCGCTACGCTCGATCTATCCAATTTTCTTTCATGCTTTCTATTCGATGCTCTGTTAGGCTCAGGCCATGACTTCCCAGAATCTAAGCTTTGAGGGGCAAAAAGTGCTGATCACGGGTGGGCTGGGCTTCATCGGCTCTACCCTCGCTATCAAACTCTTAGAGACCGGCGCTAAAGTAACGCTCGTGGATTCACTGGAACCCCAGTACGGCGGCCATCCCAAAAACATCGCAGGTTATGAAGAGCAGCTGGATATCCTCCAAGAAGATGTACGAAATACCCAGGCCATTCGAAAATTAATCCAAGAGCAAAACTACCTTTTCAATCTAGCTGGTCAAACAAG
Coding sequences within:
- the rfbD gene encoding dTDP-4-dehydrorhamnose reductase, whose product is MSYSVLITGAGGMLGRSLCQKFRDHKVFAMGRDELDVTSQESVLTNFQELQPDVVIHCAAMTQVDDCETDQERAFEVNHLGALHVAQAAKQIKSRLIAISTDYVFKGDALTPYPEDAPTAPQTIYGQSKLAGERAVLDEYADAIVARVAWLYGPGGPSFLHTMMRLGTAGGDPMQVVNDQIGNPTSTLCVANHIGLLLNSNIRGVVNLTCEGEATWFEFTRAIFEQVGIERKVSACTSDAFPRPAPRPANSRLENRVLVNENIQEMPHWREALNDFLKLHPEG
- a CDS encoding transglycosylase SLT domain-containing protein, with amino-acid sequence MTFCLPKIALGAGILALLVTACTGGHPVPNAVVRAEPALCEGRPLPMPLVAARPPLAMDAGGCVIAGAKDVHQPTRRIPVLVSASFRDAIASLNEQTHIFSTADSRHRALRSMGWVAFRSGQYASARGVFQYLHDSSPYSQHAPGAIYWAARSAEMLGMGETYLAELKALVERFPVDYYAVQALQRLGDSALVAEVETAQLSTGQLPDSLILAQALVDVGDFKATRRLLQRALTSQKDSLGPKALLGFELLAERVDSNYFERRFRWERNKRFPNVSHESIRALGYSFPWTYVQIISRAARMTQLDSSLVIALARQESAFNPSAISHAGAMGLMQVMPQTANEVLGFTSDSVESAEFDILNPKNNAEVGSVYLARMLRRHGGQVEYALASYNAGPAAVARWRNRFGDVPVDVFVEEIPYAETRDYVQRVLSWKQKYGFLDAARREISTLTKIQPPAAKVPNRPISG
- the rfbB gene encoding dTDP-glucose 4,6-dehydratase, with the protein product MTSPETQHTPHHILVTGGAGFIGSNLVYQFLENDPDVRVVNFDKLTYAGNLNNLSGVQEKYGDRYVFVQGDICDDQVVRKALEDFNIDTVVHLAAESHVDRSIDGPGDFIQTNLVGTFVLLQAARHYWGDRQDVRFHHVSTDEVYGSLGDTGLFQEDTPYDPSSPYSASKAGSDHLVRAWQRTFGLPVTISNCSNNYGAYQFPEKLLPVMIINALEGKDLPIYGDGKNVRDWLYVRDHCSAIDRIIRFAKDGMTYNVGGHNEWANIDIVHLICDELENLKPSGREGGYRSQIVFVKDRPGHDRRYAIDASRLDRDLGWRPAETFESGLKKTIIWYLDNETWAADIRSGGYRLERQGLSES
- a CDS encoding carboxylate-amine ligase, giving the protein MSYDIPPLTVGVEEEYLLVDIETRDLAQDPPKELIDKCRSLHDGQVTHELLRSQIEVGTRVCSSIAEAREELRQLRATVVKVAGEYGLAPIASATHPFAKWHEQLHTPMARYATLMSELQGVARRLVTCGMHVHIGIENPDLRIDMMNQLKYFLPHLLAFSTSSPYWDGADTGLKSFRLSIFDGLPRTGLPEYFDSYSQYERFTEVMTDSGLVEDTSKLWWDIRPNARFPTLEMRITDVCTRLDDSVAIAAFYVSLASCLQRLRRQNQKWRVYSGSLIKENRWRAQRYGLDEGLVDFGRREIIQWDTLLDEIIDLVGEDADRLGCLKELEHLRVIRDRGTSAHLQLDTYDDLKSRGLSHQDAMCGVVDALIEGTKADL